A part of Acipenser ruthenus chromosome 50, fAciRut3.2 maternal haplotype, whole genome shotgun sequence genomic DNA contains:
- the LOC117407773 gene encoding cobalamin binding intrinsic factor-like, with amino-acid sequence MMGKPVTSHSVQSLIEASDNGGFSYGEKYSVDTASVAVLALTCVKRSIKAPDRMVLRLKILNALKCLIKNILQETTSDGLIGNLYSTGLAMQALSVTSTNYDCSRTIQTLLERAGSGSFENPMAASQITPSLENRNYLELNKLDCKDFEKTLDGSVLPLAPPTAPEGVITVHYRVEDGIHYSFNDSIEVTVPVGSSLLQVMEEAAKISPAKFRFTVEQSSWGPFVTSIQVLAGNTEERTYWQFLTGSNALDQGVGDYKPYDREYIVAKFSTY; translated from the exons ATGATGGGAAAACCAGTGACATCACACAGCGTGCAGAGTCTGATTGAAGCTTCGGATAACGGAGGATTTTCATATGGAGAGAAATATTCAGTGG acacAGCCTCGGTTGCAGTTCTGGCTCTGACCTGCGTGAAGCGCTCTATCAAGGCCCCTGATCGTATGGTTCTGCGTCTGAAGATACTGAATGCTCTAAAATGTCTGATCAAGAACATTCTCCAGGAGACAACGAGCGACGGATTGATCGGGAACCTTTACAGCACGGGACTGGCCatgcag GCCCTGTCAGTCACCTCCACCAACTACGACTGTTCCAGAACTATCCAGACACTTCTAGAGCGGGCTGGTTCCGGATCCTTCGAGAACCCCATGGCTGCTTCTCAGATCACCCCCTCACTGGAGAACAGAAACTACCTGGAGCTGAACAAGCTAGACTGCAAGGACtttgaga AGACACTTGATGGGTCGGTGCTTCCTCTAGCGCCCCCCACTGCCCCGGAGGGTGTAATCACCGTGCACTACAGAGTGGAGGACGGCATTCACTACTCCTTCAATGACAGCATCGAGGTGACGGTCCCTGTGGGGTCCTCGCTACTGCAGGTCATGGAGGAGGCGGCCAAGATATCACCTGCAAAATTCAG GTTCACTGTGGAGCAAAGCAGCTGGGGTCCATTTGTCACCAGTATCCAAGTTTTAGCTGGGAACACGGAGGAGCGAACATACTGGCAATTTCTCACTGGGAGTAACGCTTTGGATCAAG GAGTTGGTGATTATAAGCCGTACGACAGGGAATACATCGTGGCAAAATTCTCTACATATTAA